In a genomic window of Streptomyces koelreuteriae:
- a CDS encoding catalase yields the protein MSQRVLTTESGAPVADNQNSATAGAGGPLLLQDQHLLEKLARFNRERIPERVVHARGSGAYGHFEVTDDVTEFTYADFLSTVGRRTEVFVRFSTVADSLGGADAVRDPRGFAVKFYTEEGNYDLVGNNTPVFFIKDPIKFPDFIHSQKRDPFTGRQEPDNVWDFWAHSPEATHQVTWLMGDRGIPASYRHMNGYGSHTYQWTNSAGEAFFVKYHFKTNQGIRSLSAEQAAETVGRDANSHQTDLLQAIERGVRPSWTLYVQLMPAAEADGYRFNPFDVTKVWPHQDYPLRRVGRLVLDRNPDNVFAEVEQAAFSPNNFVPGIGPSPDKMLQGRLFAYADAHRYRLGVNHTQLAVNAPKATTARNYGRDGLMASNSQGRAAKNYEPNSYDGPAETGRPLSAPLAVDGHTGTHAAPLHTKDDDFFQAGELYRLMSAEEKSRLIANIAGGLSQVSRDDVIEKNLAHFHAADPEYGRRVEEAVRALRED from the coding sequence AAGCTGGCGCGCTTCAACCGCGAGCGCATCCCGGAGCGTGTGGTGCACGCCCGTGGCTCGGGCGCCTACGGCCACTTCGAAGTGACCGACGACGTCACGGAGTTCACGTACGCCGACTTCCTGAGCACCGTCGGCAGGCGCACCGAGGTGTTCGTGCGCTTCTCCACCGTGGCCGACTCGCTCGGCGGCGCGGACGCGGTGCGCGACCCGCGTGGCTTCGCGGTCAAGTTCTATACGGAGGAGGGCAATTACGACCTCGTCGGGAACAACACCCCGGTGTTCTTCATCAAGGACCCGATCAAGTTCCCCGACTTCATCCACTCGCAGAAGCGCGACCCGTTCACGGGCCGTCAGGAGCCGGACAACGTCTGGGACTTCTGGGCGCACTCCCCCGAGGCGACGCACCAGGTGACCTGGCTGATGGGCGACCGCGGCATCCCGGCCTCGTACCGGCACATGAACGGCTACGGCTCGCACACCTACCAGTGGACGAACAGCGCGGGCGAGGCCTTCTTCGTCAAGTACCACTTCAAGACCAACCAGGGCATCCGCTCCCTCAGCGCCGAGCAGGCCGCCGAGACCGTCGGCAGGGACGCGAACTCCCACCAGACGGATCTGCTCCAGGCCATCGAGCGGGGCGTGCGTCCGTCCTGGACCCTCTACGTCCAGCTCATGCCCGCGGCGGAGGCGGACGGCTACCGCTTCAACCCGTTCGACGTGACCAAGGTCTGGCCGCACCAGGACTACCCGCTGCGGCGGGTGGGCCGGCTGGTGCTGGACCGCAACCCGGACAACGTGTTCGCGGAGGTCGAGCAGGCCGCGTTCTCCCCGAACAACTTCGTGCCCGGCATCGGTCCCTCGCCCGACAAGATGCTCCAGGGCCGCCTGTTCGCCTACGCGGACGCCCACCGCTACCGCCTGGGCGTCAACCACACGCAGCTGGCCGTCAACGCGCCCAAGGCCACGACCGCGCGGAACTACGGCCGCGACGGCCTCATGGCGTCGAACTCCCAGGGCCGCGCGGCGAAGAACTACGAGCCGAACTCCTACGACGGCCCGGCCGAGACCGGCCGCCCGCTGTCGGCACCGCTGGCGGTCGACGGCCACACGGGCACCCACGCGGCGCCCCTCCACACCAAGGACGACGACTTCTTCCAGGCCGGCGAGCTGTACCGGCTGATGTCCGCCGAGGAGAAGTCCCGGCTGATCGCGAACATCGCCGGCGGCCTCTCCCAGGTCTCCCGCGACGACGTGATCGAGAAGAACCTCGCGCACTTCCACGCCGCCGACCCCGAGTACGGGCGGCGCGTGGAAGAGGCGGTCCGCGCTCTGCGCGAGGACTGA
- a CDS encoding DUF2207 domain-containing protein produces MSDGTAVRLEPHEIALLGEGPRAAVTVAVVDLYLRGLVVADRPGTIRRGIADLVPAERPPSPLAQAVHTSLREPAGPRTLVKDPDIRIALALMRIPLAGAGLLRYPLLGPTRSARRHVRELRQSHPLPTSRRGLTDDERLLAVALHGEPALHLLVPRFALRAGLVRRAEVGGRSLLKNSPRGRGGGGGGYHYCGGGGGGGGCGGGGS; encoded by the coding sequence ATGAGCGACGGTACGGCGGTCCGGCTGGAGCCGCACGAGATCGCACTGCTGGGGGAAGGCCCGCGGGCCGCCGTCACCGTCGCCGTGGTGGATCTGTATCTGCGGGGTCTGGTGGTGGCCGACCGGCCGGGGACGATACGGAGGGGCATCGCGGACCTCGTGCCCGCGGAGCGGCCGCCGTCGCCCTTGGCGCAGGCGGTGCACACATCCCTGCGCGAGCCCGCCGGGCCGCGGACGCTGGTGAAGGACCCGGACATCAGGATCGCGCTGGCCCTGATGCGCATCCCCCTCGCGGGGGCGGGCCTGCTGCGCTATCCGCTGCTCGGTCCGACGCGCTCCGCCCGACGCCATGTGCGGGAGCTGCGGCAGAGCCATCCGCTGCCGACGAGCAGGCGCGGCCTGACCGACGACGAGCGGCTGCTGGCCGTCGCCCTGCACGGCGAGCCGGCCCTGCATCTGCTGGTGCCGCGCTTCGCCCTGCGGGCGGGGCTGGTCCGCCGGGCCGAGGTGGGCGGCAGGAGCCTCCTCAAGAACTCACCGCGCGGCAGGGGCGGCGGAGGCGGGGGTTACCACTACTGCGGTGGGGGTGGCGGCGGGGGCGGATGCGGAGGCGGCGGAAGCTGA
- the gcl gene encoding glyoxylate carboligase: MARMTAARAAVEILKREGVTDAFGVPGAAINPFYAALKASGGIAHTLARHVEGASHMAEGYTRTHPGNIGVCIGTSGPAGTDMITGLYSATGDSIPILCVTGQAPTAVIHKEDFQAVDIASIAKPVTKMAVTVLEAAQVPGVFQQAFHLMRSARPGPVLIDLPIDVQLTEIEFDPETYEPLPVYKPAATRPQIEKAITLLNESERPLIVAGGGIINADAAELLVEFAELTGTPVVPTLMGWGLLPDDHELNAGMVGLQTSHRYGNATFLESDFVLGIGNRWANRHTGKLDVYTAGRKFVHVDIEPTQIGKIFAPDYGIASDAKAALALFVEVAKELKAEGKLPDRTAWAASAQERKATLQRRTHFDDIPIKPQRVYEEMNKAFGPETRYVSTIGLSQIAGAQMLHVYRPRHWINCGQAGPLGWTVPAALGVAKADPEASVVALSGDYDFQFMLEELAVGAQHKIPYVHVLVNNSYLGLIRQAQRAFDIDFQVNLEFENINAPELGVYGVDHVRVAEGLGCKAIRVTDPAELGAAFEQAKKLAAEYRVPVVVEAILERVTNISMSTTNDIGNVVEFEEIATEPGHAPTSIKTLKV, from the coding sequence ATGGCTCGAATGACCGCTGCCCGCGCGGCAGTTGAGATCCTCAAGCGCGAGGGCGTGACCGACGCGTTCGGTGTCCCGGGCGCGGCGATCAACCCCTTCTACGCGGCCCTCAAGGCCTCCGGCGGCATCGCCCACACCCTCGCCCGGCACGTCGAGGGCGCCTCGCACATGGCCGAGGGCTACACCCGCACCCACCCGGGCAACATCGGCGTCTGCATCGGCACCTCGGGCCCGGCCGGCACCGACATGATCACGGGCCTCTACTCCGCGACCGGCGACTCCATCCCGATCCTGTGCGTCACCGGCCAGGCCCCGACCGCCGTGATCCACAAGGAGGACTTCCAGGCCGTCGACATCGCCTCGATCGCCAAGCCGGTCACAAAGATGGCCGTGACCGTCCTGGAGGCCGCGCAGGTCCCCGGCGTCTTCCAGCAGGCCTTCCACCTGATGCGCTCCGCCCGGCCCGGGCCGGTCCTCATCGACCTGCCGATCGACGTCCAGCTCACGGAGATCGAGTTCGACCCGGAGACGTACGAGCCGCTCCCGGTCTACAAGCCGGCCGCGACCCGCCCCCAGATCGAGAAGGCGATCACGCTCCTCAACGAGTCGGAGCGGCCGCTGATCGTCGCCGGCGGCGGGATCATCAACGCCGACGCGGCGGAACTGCTCGTCGAATTCGCCGAGTTGACCGGCACCCCGGTGGTCCCCACCCTGATGGGCTGGGGCCTCCTCCCCGACGACCACGAGCTGAACGCCGGCATGGTCGGCCTCCAGACCTCGCACCGCTACGGCAACGCGACCTTCCTGGAGTCCGACTTCGTCCTCGGTATCGGCAACCGCTGGGCCAACCGCCACACCGGCAAGCTCGACGTCTACACGGCCGGGCGGAAGTTCGTCCACGTCGACATCGAGCCCACCCAGATCGGCAAGATCTTCGCCCCGGACTACGGCATCGCCTCCGACGCCAAGGCCGCGCTGGCACTGTTCGTCGAGGTGGCGAAGGAGTTGAAGGCAGAAGGCAAGCTGCCCGACCGCACCGCGTGGGCCGCCTCCGCCCAGGAGCGGAAGGCGACGCTCCAGCGCCGTACGCACTTCGACGACATCCCGATCAAGCCGCAGCGCGTCTACGAGGAGATGAACAAGGCCTTCGGCCCGGAGACCCGCTATGTCTCCACCATCGGCCTCTCGCAGATCGCCGGCGCCCAGATGCTCCACGTCTACCGGCCGCGCCACTGGATCAACTGCGGTCAGGCCGGCCCGCTCGGCTGGACCGTCCCGGCCGCGCTCGGCGTCGCCAAGGCCGACCCGGAGGCGTCCGTCGTGGCGCTCTCCGGCGACTACGACTTCCAGTTCATGCTGGAGGAACTGGCCGTCGGCGCGCAGCACAAGATCCCCTACGTCCATGTCCTCGTGAACAACTCCTACCTGGGCCTGATCCGCCAGGCGCAGCGGGCGTTCGACATCGACTTCCAGGTCAACCTGGAGTTTGAGAACATCAACGCCCCGGAGCTCGGCGTCTACGGCGTCGACCACGTCAGGGTCGCCGAGGGCCTCGGCTGCAAGGCGATCCGCGTCACCGACCCCGCCGAGCTGGGAGCCGCCTTCGAGCAGGCCAAGAAGCTCGCCGCGGAGTACCGGGTCCCGGTGGTCGTCGAGGCGATCCTGGAGCGGGTCACCAACATCTCCATGTCGACGACCAACGACATCGGCAATGTCGTGGAGTTCGAGGAGATCGCGACCGAGCCCGGGCACGCGCCGACGTCGATCAAGACGCTGAAGGTCTGA
- a CDS encoding GNAT family N-acetyltransferase → MRTRIRPAASAELPALQDIERAAGAPFRDLGMPEIADDEPPGLDVLERYRRSGRCWVAVDERDHPVAYLLAEPVDGALHIEQVSVHPRAARRGVGRDLLAHAADRAREEGLTALTLTTFTEVPWNAPYYARLGFHPLTEPDLTPGLRAIRTTEAEHGLNRWPRVCMRAPL, encoded by the coding sequence ATGCGCACCCGCATCCGCCCCGCGGCATCCGCCGAACTCCCCGCCCTCCAGGACATCGAACGCGCCGCCGGAGCCCCCTTCCGCGACCTCGGCATGCCGGAGATCGCCGACGACGAACCGCCCGGGCTCGACGTACTGGAGCGCTACCGCCGGTCCGGCCGCTGCTGGGTCGCGGTGGACGAGCGGGACCACCCGGTCGCATACCTCCTCGCCGAACCCGTGGACGGCGCGCTGCACATCGAGCAGGTCTCGGTCCACCCGCGTGCCGCACGCCGCGGCGTGGGCCGAGACCTCCTGGCCCACGCCGCCGACCGGGCCCGCGAGGAGGGCCTGACCGCCCTGACGCTGACCACCTTCACGGAGGTCCCATGGAACGCCCCTTATTACGCCCGCCTCGGCTTCCACCCCCTGACCGAGCCCGACCTCACCCCCGGCCTCCGCGCGATCCGCACGACAGAGGCCGAACACGGCCTGAACCGCTGGCCACGGGTATGCATGCGCGCACCGCTGTGA
- a CDS encoding AMP-binding protein: MTSYSHGTGGTALLGDTIGANLDRAVAAWPEREALVDVPSGRRWTYAQFGSAVDELASALHASGVAKGDRVGIWAVNCPEWVLVQYATARIGAIMVNINPAYRTHEVEYVLKQAGVSLLFASVSHKASDYRAMVGQVRDRCAELREVVYVGDPSWEALLGRATPDARSRFPELSCDDPINIQYTSGTTGFPKGATLSHHNILNNGYFVGESIAYSEQDRVCVPVPFYHCFGMVMGNLAATSHGACIVIPAPSFDPKATLDAVQQERCTSLYGVPTMFIAELNLPGFAAYDLSSLRTGIMAGSPCPVEVMKRVVAEMHLAEVSICYGMTETSPVSLQTRRDDDLEHRTGTVGRVLPHIEVKVVDPATGVTQPRGTAGELCTRGYSVMLGYWNEPEKTAEAIDAGRWMHTGDLAVMREDGYVEIVGRIKDMIIRGGENIYPREIEEFLYGHPSIQDVQVVGIPHDHYGEEVLACVIPHDPAAPPTLHDVRSFCEGQLAHYKIPSRLQILDSFPMTVSGKVRKVELRERFSDGQG, translated from the coding sequence GTGACGTCGTACAGCCATGGAACCGGCGGGACGGCCCTGCTCGGCGACACGATCGGGGCCAACCTGGACCGGGCGGTGGCCGCCTGGCCGGAGCGCGAGGCACTGGTCGACGTCCCGTCCGGGAGGCGCTGGACGTACGCGCAATTCGGCTCAGCCGTCGACGAGTTGGCGTCCGCGCTGCACGCCTCCGGTGTCGCCAAGGGCGACCGGGTGGGCATCTGGGCGGTGAACTGCCCCGAGTGGGTGCTCGTCCAGTACGCCACCGCCCGCATCGGCGCGATCATGGTGAACATCAACCCGGCCTACCGCACGCACGAGGTCGAGTACGTCCTCAAGCAGGCCGGTGTGTCCCTGCTGTTCGCCTCCGTCAGCCACAAGGCGAGCGACTACCGGGCGATGGTCGGGCAAGTACGGGACAGGTGCGCCGAGTTGCGCGAGGTCGTGTACGTCGGCGACCCGAGCTGGGAGGCGCTGCTGGGACGGGCCACCCCGGACGCCCGGTCCCGGTTCCCGGAGCTGTCCTGCGACGACCCGATCAACATCCAGTACACGTCGGGCACGACGGGCTTCCCCAAGGGCGCGACCCTCTCACACCACAACATCCTCAACAACGGGTACTTCGTGGGCGAGTCGATCGCCTACAGCGAGCAGGACCGGGTGTGCGTGCCCGTCCCCTTCTACCACTGCTTCGGCATGGTGATGGGCAATCTGGCCGCCACCTCGCACGGCGCCTGCATCGTCATCCCCGCCCCGTCCTTCGACCCGAAGGCCACCCTGGACGCGGTCCAGCAGGAGCGCTGCACCTCGCTCTACGGCGTCCCGACCATGTTCATCGCGGAGCTGAACCTCCCCGGCTTCGCGGCGTACGACCTCTCCTCCCTGCGCACCGGCATCATGGCGGGCTCGCCCTGCCCGGTCGAGGTGATGAAGCGGGTGGTCGCCGAGATGCACTTGGCGGAGGTCTCCATCTGCTACGGCATGACCGAGACCTCCCCGGTGTCCCTCCAGACCCGGCGGGACGACGACCTGGAGCACCGCACGGGCACCGTGGGCCGGGTCCTGCCGCACATCGAGGTCAAGGTCGTCGATCCCGCGACGGGCGTGACACAACCCCGGGGCACGGCGGGCGAGTTGTGCACCCGCGGCTACAGCGTGATGCTCGGCTACTGGAACGAGCCGGAGAAGACCGCCGAGGCCATCGACGCGGGCCGCTGGATGCACACCGGCGACCTCGCCGTGATGCGCGAGGACGGCTATGTCGAGATCGTCGGCCGCATCAAGGACATGATCATCCGGGGCGGGGAGAACATCTACCCCCGCGAGATCGAGGAGTTCCTCTACGGCCACCCGAGCATCCAGGACGTCCAGGTCGTGGGCATCCCGCACGACCACTACGGCGAGGAGGTCCTGGCCTGCGTCATCCCCCACGACCCGGCCGCCCCGCCGACCCTGCACGACGTACGGTCCTTCTGCGAGGGGCAGTTGGCCCACTACAAGATCCCGAGCAGGCTTCAGATCCTCGACTCCTTCCCGATGACGGTGTCCGGGAAGGTACGCAAGGTGGAGCTGCGGGAGAGGTTCTCGGACGGGCAGGGGTAG
- a CDS encoding AMP-binding protein has protein sequence MTSATEMFREARDFLLEHREDYATAYDGFRWPRPEYFNWALDWFDEIAEGNARTALHIVEEDGRETRLSFGEMSVRSAQFANWLRARGVRAEDRILVMLGNQAELWITALAAMKLRAVVIPATPLLGPADLRDRVDRGRVRHVIARPEDTGKFAEVSGDYTRIAAGTAPEGWLPLEDAYGAPADFAPDAPTRADDPLMLYFTSGTTARPKLVEHTHTSYPIGHLSTMYWIGLKPGDVHLNISSPGWAKHAWSNLFAPWNAEATVFLYNYTRFDAARLMAEMDRAGVTTFCAPPTVWRMLIQADLTQLRTRPREVVAAGEPLNPEVIEQVRRSWGVTIRDGFGQTETAVQVANSPGQPLKTGSMGRPSPGYRVELLDPVSGAPGASEGEIALDLSESPVGLMTGYHGDADRTAESMAGGYYRTGDIGARDEDGYITYVGRADDVFKASDYKISPFELESALLEHEAVAEAAVVPAPDELRLAVPKAYVVLAEGWEPGPDTAKVLFEHSREALAPYKRIRRLEFGALPKTVSGKIRRIELREATAAGSDAEYREEDFR, from the coding sequence ATGACATCGGCGACGGAGATGTTCCGCGAGGCGCGGGACTTCCTGCTGGAACACCGCGAGGACTACGCCACGGCCTACGACGGCTTCCGCTGGCCCCGTCCCGAGTACTTCAACTGGGCGCTCGACTGGTTCGACGAGATCGCGGAGGGCAACGCCCGCACCGCCCTGCACATCGTCGAGGAGGACGGCCGCGAGACCCGGCTGTCCTTCGGGGAGATGTCCGTGCGCTCGGCCCAGTTCGCCAACTGGCTGCGCGCCCGGGGCGTGCGCGCCGAGGACCGGATCCTCGTCATGCTCGGCAACCAGGCCGAACTGTGGATCACCGCGCTCGCGGCGATGAAGCTGCGCGCGGTGGTCATCCCGGCCACGCCGCTGCTCGGCCCGGCCGACCTGCGCGACCGTGTCGACCGCGGCCGGGTCCGGCATGTCATCGCGCGCCCGGAGGACACCGGCAAGTTCGCCGAGGTCTCCGGCGACTACACACGCATCGCGGCAGGTACGGCCCCCGAGGGCTGGCTGCCGCTGGAGGACGCGTACGGAGCCCCCGCCGACTTCGCCCCCGACGCCCCGACCCGGGCCGACGACCCGCTGATGCTCTACTTCACCTCGGGCACCACCGCCCGGCCCAAACTCGTCGAGCACACCCACACCTCGTACCCGATCGGGCACCTGTCGACGATGTACTGGATCGGCCTCAAGCCAGGCGACGTGCATCTGAACATCTCCTCCCCGGGCTGGGCCAAGCACGCCTGGTCCAACCTCTTCGCCCCCTGGAACGCCGAGGCGACCGTCTTCCTGTACAACTACACGCGCTTCGACGCGGCCCGTCTCATGGCGGAGATGGACCGGGCCGGCGTCACGACCTTCTGCGCCCCGCCGACCGTGTGGCGCATGCTCATCCAGGCCGACCTGACTCAGCTGCGCACCCGCCCGCGCGAGGTCGTCGCCGCCGGTGAACCGCTCAACCCGGAGGTCATCGAGCAGGTCCGCCGGTCCTGGGGCGTCACCATCCGGGACGGCTTCGGCCAGACCGAGACGGCCGTACAGGTCGCCAACAGCCCCGGACAGCCCCTCAAGACCGGCTCGATGGGCCGGCCCAGCCCCGGCTACCGCGTCGAACTGCTGGACCCCGTCTCGGGCGCCCCGGGCGCGAGCGAGGGGGAGATCGCCCTCGACCTGTCGGAGAGCCCGGTCGGCCTGATGACCGGCTACCACGGCGACGCGGACCGGACGGCGGAGTCGATGGCCGGCGGCTACTACCGCACCGGCGACATCGGCGCCCGCGACGAGGACGGCTACATCACCTACGTCGGCCGCGCGGACGACGTCTTCAAGGCGAGTGACTACAAGATCTCGCCCTTCGAGCTGGAGAGCGCGCTGCTGGAGCACGAGGCCGTGGCGGAGGCGGCGGTCGTCCCCGCGCCGGACGAGCTGCGCCTCGCCGTGCCGAAGGCGTACGTCGTCCTGGCCGAGGGCTGGGAGCCCGGTCCGGACACCGCGAAGGTGCTGTTCGAGCACTCCCGGGAGGCCCTGGCCCCCTACAAGCGCATCCGCCGTCTGGAGTTCGGCGCGCTGCCCAAGACCGTCTCCGGCAAGATCCGCCGCATCGAGCTGCGCGAGGCCACGGCGGCCGGGTCGGACGCCGAGTACCGCGAGGAGGACTTCCGGTGA